One Maribacter cobaltidurans genomic window carries:
- a CDS encoding GDSL-type esterase/lipase family protein — MKQTVKSIFIFAFILFGIWANVSAQEKPAFSEEVKALTQKNDSLWDRSKETIVFTGSSSIRKWDNLQESFPNHQVLNMGFGGSQASDLLFYLDTLVIRYNPTKVFIYEGDNDISAKKRPREIIGTTKSIIAKLKAGNPDVKIVLISAKPSISRWNLRGKYRRLNRKFERLSKKDEALLFVDVWNPMLNGRKLKKDIFISDGLHMNSKGYDIWYNTMQHLVNNL, encoded by the coding sequence TTGAAGCAAACAGTTAAATCGATTTTCATATTCGCCTTTATACTTTTCGGAATATGGGCCAATGTCAGTGCCCAAGAAAAACCCGCTTTTTCAGAGGAAGTAAAGGCTCTGACACAAAAAAACGACTCCCTTTGGGACAGAAGCAAGGAAACTATAGTTTTTACGGGAAGCTCCAGCATCCGGAAATGGGACAATTTGCAAGAATCCTTTCCAAACCATCAGGTTTTGAATATGGGCTTTGGGGGTTCCCAGGCTTCGGACTTGCTATTTTATTTGGATACCTTGGTAATACGTTATAATCCTACCAAGGTCTTTATTTATGAAGGCGACAACGATATTTCGGCCAAAAAAAGACCTCGAGAAATTATCGGTACCACGAAGAGCATTATCGCCAAACTCAAAGCAGGGAACCCAGACGTGAAAATTGTACTGATATCCGCCAAACCAAGTATTAGCCGATGGAACTTGAGAGGAAAATACAGAAGGCTCAACAGAAAATTTGAAAGACTAAGCAAAAAAGATGAAGCCCTGCTTTTCGTCGATGTTTGGAATCCTATGCTAAACGGAAGAAAATTGAAAAAAGATATCTTTATATCCGATGGTTTGCACATGAACTCCAAAGGATATGATATTTGGTACAACACCATGCAACACCTAGTAAATAACCTATAA
- a CDS encoding sugar phosphate isomerase/epimerase family protein — MKRRNFLVRSSLFSAGTMLLPSLSFASETTQKFGVQLYSFRDEMAKDPLGTLEQIAAIGIKEIESAKSSKGHYYGLSPKSMKQACEDLSMTLVSGHVHLDKDFERTMEEAVASGQDYLICSSMPSNGQTVDNYKKVAEEFNKAGEACQKLGIKFGYHNHEYEFESDQDQVLYDVLMDHTEPDLVHMELDLGWVVVAGKDPLDYFKKYPGRFPLWHLKDMNMVEKESTEFGKGGLDIEAMLKNQELSGVKHILIEQEEYASTPLESMQHNMDFLNNL; from the coding sequence ATGAAAAGAAGAAATTTTTTAGTCCGCTCGTCTCTATTTTCCGCAGGTACCATGCTATTGCCATCCCTAAGTTTTGCTTCTGAGACCACTCAAAAATTCGGGGTACAACTATATAGTTTTAGGGACGAAATGGCCAAGGATCCCTTGGGAACCCTAGAACAAATCGCCGCTATAGGGATTAAGGAAATTGAGTCGGCCAAAAGTAGTAAAGGACATTATTACGGTCTATCCCCTAAAAGTATGAAACAGGCCTGCGAGGATTTGAGTATGACATTGGTAAGTGGGCATGTTCATTTGGACAAGGATTTTGAAAGAACCATGGAGGAAGCCGTTGCCTCCGGTCAGGACTACTTAATATGCTCGTCCATGCCCTCTAATGGACAAACCGTGGATAATTACAAAAAGGTAGCGGAGGAATTCAACAAAGCAGGGGAAGCCTGTCAAAAACTGGGCATCAAATTTGGCTACCACAACCATGAATACGAATTTGAATCGGACCAAGACCAAGTACTTTACGATGTGCTCATGGACCATACCGAACCGGATTTGGTGCATATGGAACTCGATTTGGGTTGGGTCGTTGTCGCCGGTAAGGACCCCTTGGATTATTTTAAGAAATACCCGGGTCGTTTTCCTTTGTGGCATCTAAAGGATATGAATATGGTCGAAAAAGAAAGTACCGAATTTGGTAAGGGCGGGTTGGACATTGAAGCCATGTTGAAAAATCAGGAATTATCCGGGGTGAAACACATTCTAATTGAACAGGAGGAATATGCCAGTACCCCTTTGGAAAGCATGCAACACAATATGGATTTTCTTAACAACCTTTAG
- a CDS encoding SMP-30/gluconolactonase/LRE family protein, with the protein MKTINAFLALLLLNSCITAQDIVQEGESLTLVSEEFEFTEGPAVDKEGNIFFTDQPNDRILKWDAKTNTVSDWMHPSGRSNGLYFDNQGNLISCADEKNQLWKIDPEKNVTVLVEKFEGKFLGGPNDVWVDPRGGIYITDPLYKRDWWEDRTPEVEKRRVYYLAPGSNTLTIVEEDLVMPNGIVGSKNGKKLFIADPDDKKTYVYKINKDGSLSGRELFCEMGSDGMTLDNKGNLYLTGNGVTVFNKSGEKIKHIKIPKGWTANVTLGGPNRDILFITALDAVYTLKMKVKGIN; encoded by the coding sequence ATGAAAACCATAAATGCATTTTTAGCTTTACTCCTTTTAAACTCCTGCATTACTGCCCAAGATATTGTACAAGAGGGTGAATCACTTACCTTGGTGTCCGAAGAATTCGAATTTACGGAAGGCCCCGCAGTCGATAAGGAGGGAAATATTTTTTTTACCGATCAACCCAATGACCGAATCTTAAAATGGGACGCTAAGACCAATACCGTTTCAGATTGGATGCACCCGAGCGGAAGGTCCAACGGACTCTATTTTGATAACCAAGGAAACTTGATATCCTGTGCCGATGAAAAAAATCAATTATGGAAAATTGATCCGGAAAAGAATGTTACGGTACTTGTAGAAAAATTTGAAGGAAAATTTCTGGGTGGACCCAATGATGTTTGGGTAGACCCACGAGGAGGAATATACATTACCGATCCCCTTTATAAAAGAGATTGGTGGGAAGATAGAACTCCAGAGGTAGAGAAAAGACGTGTTTACTATCTAGCGCCTGGAAGTAATACACTAACTATAGTAGAGGAAGACTTGGTAATGCCCAATGGTATTGTAGGGTCCAAGAATGGCAAAAAATTATTTATCGCCGATCCAGATGATAAAAAAACATATGTTTATAAAATCAACAAAGACGGAAGCCTTTCTGGCCGGGAACTTTTTTGTGAAATGGGGTCAGATGGTATGACACTGGACAACAAAGGCAACCTTTACCTAACTGGTAATGGAGTCACCGTATTTAATAAATCAGGAGAAAAAATAAAACATATAAAGATTCCAAAAGGATGGACTGCCAATGTTACCCTTGGCGGCCCCAATAGGGACATTCTATTCATAACCGCATTGGATGCGGTCTATACCTTGAAAATGAAGGTTAAAGGAATAAACTAA
- a CDS encoding MIP/aquaporin family protein — translation MTAYIFEFIGTGMLILIGNGVVANLVLKDTKGSDSGWVGISLAWGIAVFIGVFISADVSGAHLNPAVTVGLATAGKFSWSLVPGYIVAQILGAMMGNFLVWLTYKKQYDATEDESALLATFSTAPAIRSYGWNLVSEAIGTFALVFGVFYIAGGAMANEPISLGSLDALPVALLVMGIGFGLGGPTGYAINPARDLGPRIMHAILPLRNKGKSDWSYAWVPVLGPILGALLAALVFIVLN, via the coding sequence ATGACAGCGTATATTTTTGAATTTATTGGAACCGGAATGCTTATTCTCATCGGTAATGGGGTTGTGGCAAACCTTGTATTAAAGGATACCAAAGGTTCGGATAGTGGCTGGGTAGGCATTTCACTCGCTTGGGGAATCGCCGTGTTTATTGGGGTGTTTATATCTGCGGATGTAAGTGGAGCCCATTTAAATCCTGCAGTAACTGTTGGTCTGGCCACAGCAGGTAAATTTTCTTGGTCTCTGGTCCCCGGTTATATTGTAGCTCAAATTTTGGGCGCAATGATGGGAAATTTTTTAGTCTGGTTAACCTATAAAAAACAATATGATGCCACCGAAGACGAAAGCGCTTTATTGGCAACCTTTAGTACTGCTCCCGCTATTAGAAGTTATGGCTGGAATTTGGTTTCTGAGGCCATAGGAACCTTCGCTCTAGTCTTTGGTGTGTTTTATATTGCCGGTGGAGCCATGGCCAACGAGCCCATATCGTTAGGTTCCTTAGATGCTCTTCCTGTTGCCTTATTGGTAATGGGTATAGGATTTGGATTGGGCGGCCCAACGGGCTACGCGATAAATCCCGCACGTGACCTAGGGCCAAGAATCATGCATGCTATTTTACCCCTGAGAAATAAAGGGAAAAGTGATTGGTCCTATGCTTGGGTTCCCGTATTAGGCCCTATCCTTGGAGCGTTACTGGCCGCTTTGGTATTTATAGTCCTTAATTAA
- a CDS encoding alpha/beta hydrolase, with amino-acid sequence MKKIATSLILCITTTIFAQEIIELPYETTQNVSWEGGEKEYYSDIWQTQVVTNVSTPTMEVFAPENPNGTSVIIAPGGGLYALSINSEGNDVAKWLVEKGITAFVLKYRLVPTGSDGVQEITQEGGTNPQKIMQRVAPVLPLSINDGLSAIEYVRTNAQKYKLDPNKIGFMGFSAGGAVTMGVAYNYNEKNRPDFIVPVYPWTTAQPVQEVPQTAPSMLVICATDDPLGLAIGSIELYSSWLKANKPAGLHMYSKGGHGFGMKTQNLPSDNWIQRFHDWWKVEISTKETKVGKM; translated from the coding sequence ATGAAAAAAATAGCTACAAGTCTTATCCTTTGCATCACGACTACAATTTTTGCACAGGAAATTATTGAATTACCATATGAAACTACCCAAAATGTTTCTTGGGAAGGAGGAGAAAAGGAATATTATTCTGATATATGGCAAACCCAAGTGGTCACAAACGTGTCTACCCCTACCATGGAGGTATTTGCTCCGGAAAATCCCAATGGAACCAGCGTCATTATTGCTCCGGGCGGTGGCCTCTATGCACTAAGTATCAATAGCGAGGGAAACGATGTGGCCAAATGGCTAGTTGAAAAAGGAATTACGGCCTTTGTACTCAAATATAGGTTGGTGCCTACTGGTTCAGACGGTGTACAAGAAATCACCCAAGAGGGAGGCACAAACCCGCAAAAAATTATGCAAAGGGTCGCACCAGTACTTCCCTTGTCCATAAACGACGGGTTGTCCGCCATTGAATATGTGCGGACCAATGCCCAGAAATACAAGCTAGACCCGAATAAAATTGGTTTTATGGGTTTTTCCGCGGGCGGTGCCGTCACCATGGGTGTGGCGTACAACTACAACGAAAAAAATAGGCCTGATTTTATTGTACCCGTATATCCATGGACCACGGCCCAACCTGTTCAGGAAGTACCACAGACTGCCCCTTCTATGTTGGTCATTTGTGCCACGGACGACCCTTTAGGATTGGCCATCGGAAGCATTGAACTCTATTCTTCTTGGCTTAAGGCAAACAAACCTGCAGGACTACACATGTATTCCAAAGGCGGACACGGATTTGGTATGAAGACACAAAATCTACCCTCCGATAATTGGATCCAACGTTTTCATGATTGGTGGAAAGTGGAGATCAGTACAAAGGAAACCAAGGTTGGAAAAATGTAA
- a CDS encoding family 20 glycosylhydrolase, whose protein sequence is MIKTIFIRSLFFLSLVMVILACQNEQKKPRIPMPVTDLSAVSLIPKPVKTIATNSAFALDQFTAIYTSKSATGFDKVGEFLAQKIKEKINLDVPVNQESTNTVDRVIYINQSDSLELNTPEAYQLYINQDSIILNANTSEGAFRGIQTLRQLVPDVSNDTLAEQKIWPIPSGKITDNPNFGYRGAMLDVARHFFSVEDVKKYIDLLSYYKFNSLHLHLSDDQGWRIEIKSWPKLTEIGGSTEVGGESGGFYTQEDYKEIVRYAQERYMTIIPEIDMPGHTNSASVSYPFLNGNGKTPKLYEGMQVGFSTFDTRKDTVYAFIDDVVREISEMTPGPYFHMGGDESHVTKKNDYIYFVNKVEKIVQKHGKRMIGWDEIANADIDSNAIAQWWASEENAKKAVAKNMKVIVSPAKKSYLDMQYDSLTKLGLHWAGYIPVDTAYQWTPEDYGIPKENILGTEAPLWSETISNIEELEYLAFPRVIGYSELAWTKPENRNWEDYKVRLGDQAPFLERNNVNYYHSPLIDWKKSKYTYETIEKD, encoded by the coding sequence ATGATAAAAACTATTTTTATTAGAAGTCTGTTTTTCCTTTCCCTAGTAATGGTGATTTTGGCTTGCCAAAACGAGCAAAAAAAGCCCAGAATACCAATGCCGGTTACGGATTTGTCAGCGGTAAGCCTTATTCCAAAGCCTGTAAAGACCATAGCCACTAATTCTGCTTTTGCACTTGATCAATTTACGGCTATTTATACGTCAAAAAGTGCCACGGGATTTGATAAAGTGGGCGAATTTTTAGCACAAAAAATTAAGGAGAAAATCAATTTGGACGTACCTGTAAACCAAGAAAGCACCAATACCGTTGACCGTGTAATTTATATTAACCAATCGGACAGTCTCGAATTGAATACTCCAGAAGCCTATCAACTGTACATAAACCAAGACTCCATTATTTTAAATGCCAATACTTCAGAGGGCGCTTTTAGAGGCATCCAGACCCTGCGGCAGTTGGTTCCGGATGTGAGTAACGATACCTTGGCCGAACAAAAAATTTGGCCAATACCTTCAGGGAAAATAACCGACAATCCAAATTTTGGGTATCGAGGCGCCATGTTGGACGTGGCCCGACATTTCTTTAGTGTGGAGGACGTAAAGAAATATATTGACCTATTATCCTATTATAAATTCAATAGTCTTCACCTACATCTATCCGATGATCAAGGATGGCGCATAGAAATAAAATCATGGCCAAAACTTACCGAGATTGGAGGAAGTACCGAAGTAGGTGGAGAATCTGGAGGTTTCTATACTCAAGAAGATTATAAGGAGATTGTGCGGTATGCCCAAGAAAGATATATGACCATTATTCCTGAAATCGATATGCCTGGCCACACAAACTCAGCCTCGGTTTCCTATCCTTTTCTAAACGGTAACGGAAAAACACCAAAGCTTTATGAAGGCATGCAGGTGGGATTTAGCACTTTTGACACTAGAAAAGATACCGTTTATGCTTTCATAGACGATGTGGTACGGGAAATCTCTGAAATGACCCCAGGCCCCTATTTTCATATGGGAGGCGATGAAAGCCATGTCACCAAAAAGAACGACTATATCTACTTTGTCAACAAGGTGGAAAAAATAGTACAAAAGCATGGAAAAAGAATGATCGGTTGGGATGAGATTGCCAATGCAGATATCGATTCCAACGCCATTGCCCAATGGTGGGCCAGTGAAGAAAATGCAAAAAAAGCAGTCGCTAAAAACATGAAGGTAATAGTTTCCCCTGCCAAAAAATCCTATTTGGATATGCAGTATGATTCGCTTACCAAGCTTGGTTTACATTGGGCGGGTTATATTCCTGTGGATACGGCGTACCAATGGACGCCTGAGGATTATGGTATTCCCAAAGAAAACATTTTGGGGACAGAGGCTCCCTTATGGTCGGAGACTATTAGTAATATTGAAGAATTGGAGTATTTGGCATTTCCTCGTGTCATAGGGTATTCTGAACTGGCCTGGACTAAACCTGAAAACAGGAATTGGGAAGACTACAAGGTCAGATTAGGTGACCAAGCCCCATTTTTAGAAAGAAACAATGTGAACTACTACCATTCCCCATTGATTGACTGGAAGAAAAGTAAGTACACGTACGAGACCATAGAAAAGGATTAA
- the mazG gene encoding nucleoside triphosphate pyrophosphohydrolase: MNTREEQLKAFDRLLTIMEELREQCPWDKKQTMESLRHLTIEETYELGDAILDDNLNEIKGELGDLLLHIVFYAKIGSEKGSFDIADVANGICEKLINRHPHIYGDVKVENEEEVKQNWEKIKLKEGKKSVLQGVPRSLPAMVKANRIQDKVAGVGFDWEQPEQVFEKLQEELGELQEEVSQANSDKIEAEFGDVLFSMINYARFLGINPENALERTNKKFSKRFQFLEGEAEKMGNSLKDMSLEEMDIYWNKAKEID; the protein is encoded by the coding sequence ATGAATACCAGGGAAGAACAATTAAAGGCATTTGATCGTTTGCTAACCATTATGGAAGAGTTGCGTGAACAATGCCCATGGGATAAAAAGCAAACCATGGAAAGCCTCAGACATTTGACCATTGAGGAAACGTATGAATTGGGAGATGCCATCCTAGATGATAATTTGAACGAAATAAAGGGCGAGCTTGGCGATTTGCTATTGCATATTGTTTTTTATGCCAAGATAGGCTCGGAAAAGGGGAGTTTTGATATTGCCGATGTAGCTAATGGTATTTGTGAGAAGCTTATCAATAGACATCCGCATATATATGGAGACGTAAAAGTGGAAAATGAGGAAGAGGTAAAACAAAATTGGGAGAAAATAAAGCTAAAGGAAGGTAAGAAAAGTGTTTTACAGGGCGTTCCAAGAAGTCTGCCCGCTATGGTAAAGGCCAATAGGATTCAAGATAAGGTAGCCGGTGTAGGGTTTGATTGGGAGCAACCGGAACAGGTTTTTGAAAAACTACAGGAAGAACTGGGTGAGCTGCAGGAGGAAGTCTCACAAGCGAACAGCGACAAGATAGAAGCGGAATTTGGTGATGTGCTTTTCTCCATGATTAATTATGCCCGTTTTTTGGGAATCAATCCGGAGAACGCTCTGGAACGGACCAATAAAAAATTTTCCAAGCGATTTCAATTTTTGGAAGGGGAGGCAGAAAAAATGGGAAATTCCTTGAAAGATATGAGCTTGGAGGAGATGGATATCTATTGGAACAAGGCCAAGGAAATAGATTAA
- a CDS encoding DUF1569 domain-containing protein — translation MAWKNLFDKKESEETIERIHKLTPETQPNWGKMNVSQMLAHCNVAYETTFTDKYPKPKGFKKFLIKLFAKKAVVGPKPYKRNGPTSPIFVISNERDFEKEKERLIGYIQKTQELGADYFDGKESHAFGPLTKSEWNVLFSKHLDHHLQQFGV, via the coding sequence ATGGCCTGGAAAAATCTATTTGACAAAAAAGAATCCGAAGAAACTATTGAACGTATACATAAGCTTACTCCTGAGACACAACCTAACTGGGGAAAAATGAATGTTTCACAGATGTTAGCACACTGCAATGTGGCCTATGAAACCACCTTTACGGACAAGTACCCGAAGCCAAAAGGCTTTAAAAAGTTCTTGATCAAGCTATTCGCTAAAAAAGCAGTTGTGGGACCAAAACCATACAAAAGAAATGGTCCTACATCGCCCATTTTCGTTATCAGCAATGAAAGGGACTTTGAAAAAGAAAAAGAACGCCTGATCGGATATATCCAAAAAACCCAGGAATTGGGAGCTGACTATTTTGACGGGAAGGAATCCCACGCTTTTGGTCCGTTAACTAAATCCGAATGGAACGTACTATTTTCCAAACATTTGGACCATCACCTCCAGCAGTTCGGGGTCTGA
- a CDS encoding N-acyl-D-amino-acid deacylase family protein, protein MSKQYILVLTLLLALVAACKNQEKTSYDIVIRNGQILDGSGKSAFIGDIAINADTIAAIGKLDKAQGKQEIYATNLAVAPGFINMLSWANVALLEDGRSQGDIRQGVTLEVLGEGSSMGPLSEEMKKDMKEGQGDIQYDIPWTSLGEYLNYLEEKGISTNVASFVGNATLREYAIGIEKRPPSPEEMETMKKLLRQGMEEGAMGLSTSLIYVPSGHAQTDEIIELAKVVSEYNGMYISHIRDEEGGLLEAIDELITISKEANLPAEIYHFKASGNANWHLLDSAITMVNNARENGLDITTDMYMYNASSTGLNVVLPAWAKEGGHSSTIALMENPATRKKMMDEIDFHVPPENILLVGFRNKELRHLIGKTLAEVAEERQKSANETLVDLIYEDDSRIQVVYFSMSEENVKKKLKLPYMSICSDAGSYTTAGVFLEQSTHPRAYGSFARLLGHFVREGQVIPLEEAIYKLTTLPATNLKLKKRGAIKEGYFADVVVFDPNTIKANATFEEPHQYATGMKHVFVNGGHVLKDGEHTGTFSGKFVKGPGATN, encoded by the coding sequence ATGTCAAAACAATACATTCTCGTTCTAACGTTGTTACTTGCGCTTGTAGCGGCCTGCAAAAATCAGGAAAAGACCTCCTATGATATCGTGATACGAAATGGTCAGATTTTGGACGGTTCCGGCAAATCTGCTTTCATTGGTGATATTGCCATTAATGCCGATACCATTGCTGCCATAGGGAAACTGGATAAGGCTCAAGGAAAACAAGAAATCTATGCCACGAACCTTGCTGTGGCCCCGGGCTTCATCAACATGCTAAGTTGGGCGAATGTGGCCTTATTGGAAGACGGACGCTCCCAAGGAGACATACGACAAGGAGTGACTCTGGAAGTACTTGGTGAAGGTTCATCCATGGGACCATTGAGCGAGGAAATGAAAAAAGACATGAAGGAAGGCCAGGGCGATATCCAATACGATATACCATGGACATCCCTTGGGGAATATTTAAACTATTTGGAAGAAAAGGGAATATCCACCAATGTGGCTTCCTTTGTTGGGAATGCCACCTTACGGGAATATGCCATTGGCATAGAAAAAAGACCTCCTTCCCCAGAAGAAATGGAAACCATGAAAAAGCTCTTGCGCCAAGGAATGGAAGAAGGAGCCATGGGGCTCTCCACCTCATTGATTTATGTTCCTAGCGGACATGCCCAAACCGATGAGATTATTGAATTGGCCAAGGTTGTTTCGGAATATAATGGTATGTACATTTCCCATATCAGGGACGAAGAAGGTGGGCTTCTAGAGGCCATTGATGAATTAATTACCATATCCAAAGAGGCTAATTTGCCTGCGGAAATTTATCATTTCAAAGCTTCGGGAAATGCCAATTGGCATTTGTTGGACAGCGCCATCACCATGGTAAACAATGCCAGGGAAAACGGGTTGGATATTACCACGGATATGTATATGTATAATGCAAGTTCTACAGGTCTTAACGTTGTATTGCCGGCTTGGGCCAAAGAAGGCGGACACAGTTCCACCATTGCCTTAATGGAAAATCCGGCCACCCGAAAAAAAATGATGGACGAGATTGACTTCCACGTACCGCCCGAAAATATTCTGTTGGTCGGTTTTAGAAATAAGGAGTTGAGACATTTAATAGGAAAGACCTTGGCTGAGGTTGCCGAGGAAAGACAAAAATCGGCCAACGAAACCTTGGTAGACCTAATCTATGAAGATGATAGCAGAATTCAAGTGGTCTATTTCTCCATGTCCGAAGAAAACGTGAAAAAGAAATTGAAACTTCCCTACATGAGTATTTGTTCCGATGCTGGTTCTTATACCACGGCGGGAGTCTTTCTCGAGCAAAGCACACATCCACGGGCCTATGGCTCCTTTGCCCGACTATTAGGTCATTTCGTTCGCGAAGGACAAGTTATCCCATTGGAGGAAGCTATTTACAAATTAACTACCCTACCGGCCACCAATTTAAAATTGAAAAAAAGAGGCGCGATAAAGGAAGGGTATTTTGCGGATGTTGTCGTCTTCGACCCCAACACCATCAAGGCAAACGCTACGTTTGAAGAACCTCACCAGTATGCTACCGGAATGAAACATGTTTTTGTAAATGGTGGACACGTACTGAAGGATGGGGAACATACAGGTACCTTTTCAGGTAAGTTCGTAAAAGGTCCCGGTGCAACGAATTAA